The Candidatus Methylomirabilota bacterium sequence TCGCCGCCCGCGCTGGCCGCGCCGCACATCCAGGCGGGCAAGATGCGCGCGCTCGCCACGTGGGGTGCCACGCGGCTGGCCGCCTTCCCCGATGTGCCCACGCTCAAGGAGCTCGGGTACGACGTCGAGTACTACATCTGGACGGGACTCTTCGCGCCGAAGGCGGTGCCGCCCCACGTGATCCAGATCCTGCGCGACGCGACCCGGAAGGCGGTGCAGGACGAGGAGTTCAAGTCGGCGATGGAGAAGGCCAAGACGCCCATCGCCTATCTGGACATGGATGAGTTCAAGGCGTTCTGGGACAAGGACGCGCAGCGCATCGCCTCGGTGATCCAGTTCATCGGCAAGACGGAGGTGAAGTAGTGCGCATCGATCTCCACACCCACGTGGTGCCACCGCGCTGGGACGACTTCGCCCTTCGATACGGAGGCGGTAAATGGCCGCGGCTCGAGTTGAAGGACGCCTGTCACGCCACGATCATGACGGGCAGCCAGTTCTTCCGCGCCATCGACGACCGATCGTGGAGCCCCGAGCGGCGCATCGAGGACATGGACCGCCTCGGCATCGACCGCCAGGCCCTGTCGCCGCCGCCCATCATGCTGGCCTACTGGGCGGAGCCCAAGGCGGCACAGGCCTTCGCACGCATGCAGAACGAGTTCGCCGCCGATGTCGCCGCGCGGCACCCCGCGCGCTTCAGCGGCATGGGCTCGGTGCCGCTGCAGGACGTGCCGCTCGCCATCGAGGAGCTGCGGTACTGCCGCGAACGGTTGGGTCTTCGTGCGGTCGAGATCGGCACCTGCCCCGCCGGGCGCGACTTCGACGACCCCGCGCTGTTCCCGTTCTTCCAGGCCTGCCGCGACCTCGACGTGGCGATCTTCGTCCACCCGGCGAG is a genomic window containing:
- a CDS encoding amidohydrolase family protein; translated protein: MRIDLHTHVVPPRWDDFALRYGGGKWPRLELKDACHATIMTGSQFFRAIDDRSWSPERRIEDMDRLGIDRQALSPPPIMLAYWAEPKAAQAFARMQNEFAADVAARHPARFSGMGSVPLQDVPLAIEELRYCRERLGLRAVEIGTCPAGRDFDDPALFPFFQACRDLDVAIFVHPASPLIGHDRLTQYYFPLIVGNPLETALAISRLIFGGVLERLPDLRICFAHGGGAFPFTLARLNHGWHVRPEGPKAIPKEPREYAKRIFVDSLTLAPRNLRFIIEELGADRVMIGSDYPFDMGDNDPRASLDAAALDPATRRLIEGETAAQFLRLPVS